In a genomic window of Streptomyces sp. SJL17-4:
- the dusB gene encoding tRNA dihydrouridine synthase DusB gives MTAFSPLAIGPHIVQPPVVLAPMAGITNAPFRTLCREFSGGKGLFVSEMITTRALVERNEKTMQLIRFDATEQPRSIQLYGVDPVTVGKAVRMIVDEDLADHIDLNFGCPVPKVTRKGGGSALPYKRPLLRAILHEAVTNAGDLPVTMKMRKGIDDDHITYLDAGRIAVEEGVTAIALHGRTAAQHYGGTADWDAIARLKEHVPEIPVLGNGDIWSADDALRMMRETGCDGVVVGRGCLGRPWLFADLVAAFEGKAADGGAAEGHSAAPGLRVVADAMVRHARLLGEWIGDEARGVIDFRKHVAWYLKGFSVGSEMRKKLAITSSLDELSAQLSELDLDQSWPVGAEGPRGRTSGNNRVVLPDGWLKDPYDCSGVSEDAELDTSGG, from the coding sequence ATGACCGCGTTCTCCCCCCTTGCAATCGGGCCGCACATCGTGCAGCCGCCGGTGGTGCTCGCCCCCATGGCCGGCATCACCAACGCCCCCTTCCGTACCCTCTGCCGCGAGTTCAGCGGCGGCAAGGGGCTGTTCGTGAGCGAGATGATCACGACGCGCGCCCTGGTCGAGCGCAACGAGAAGACGATGCAGCTCATCCGCTTCGACGCGACCGAGCAGCCGCGCTCGATCCAGCTGTACGGGGTGGACCCGGTGACGGTCGGCAAGGCCGTGCGGATGATCGTCGACGAGGACCTCGCCGACCACATCGACCTGAACTTCGGCTGCCCGGTCCCCAAGGTGACGCGGAAGGGCGGCGGCTCGGCCCTGCCCTACAAGCGGCCGCTGCTGCGCGCGATCCTCCACGAGGCCGTGACCAACGCGGGCGACCTGCCGGTCACGATGAAGATGCGCAAGGGCATCGACGACGACCACATCACCTACCTGGACGCGGGCCGGATCGCGGTCGAGGAGGGTGTCACGGCGATCGCCCTGCACGGGCGGACGGCGGCGCAGCACTACGGCGGTACGGCTGACTGGGACGCGATCGCGCGCCTCAAGGAGCACGTGCCGGAGATCCCGGTCCTCGGCAACGGCGACATCTGGTCCGCCGACGACGCCCTGCGGATGATGCGGGAGACAGGCTGCGACGGTGTGGTCGTCGGCCGCGGCTGCCTGGGACGGCCGTGGCTCTTCGCGGACCTGGTGGCCGCCTTCGAGGGCAAGGCGGCCGACGGCGGAGCCGCTGAGGGGCACAGCGCGGCGCCGGGGCTGCGGGTGGTCGCGGACGCGATGGTGCGGCACGCGCGGCTGCTCGGGGAGTGGATCGGCGACGAGGCACGCGGTGTCATCGACTTCCGCAAGCACGTGGCTTGGTACCTGAAGGGCTTCTCGGTGGGCTCCGAGATGCGCAAGAAGCTGGCGATCACCTCGTCCCTCGACGAACTGAGCGCTCAGTTGAGCGAGCTGGACCTTGATCAGTCGTGGCCGGTGGGCGCGGAAGGCCCTCGGGGTCGTACGTCCGGAAACAACCGGGTTGTCCTGCCGGACGGCTGGTTGAAGGACCCGTACGACTGCTCCGGTGTGAGCGAGGATGCCGAGCTGGACACGTCCGGCGGTTGA
- the ppdK gene encoding pyruvate, phosphate dikinase: MSEINDQKFVYDFTEGNRDLKDLLGGKGANLAEMTNLGLPVPPGFTITTEACKVYLESGSEPVELRDEVSAHLDALEQQMGKKLGQADDPLLVSVRSGAKFSMPGMMDTVLNIGLSDASVVGLAAQADNERFAWDSYRRLIQMFGKTVLGVEGELFEDALDEAKAAKKVASDTDLDAADLKKVVEHFKKIVKAETGRDFPQDPREQMDLAIEAVFNSWNTDRAKLYRRQERIPGDLGTAVNVCSMVFGNLGPDSGTGVAFTRDPASGHAGVYGDYLQNAQGEDVVAGIRNTVPLADLESIDKTSYDQLMEIMNTLETHYKDLCDIEFTIERGQLWMLQTRVGKRTAGAAFRIATQLVDQGLIDEAEALQRVTGAQLAQLMFPKFDEDAKVEQIGRGIAASPGAAVGKAVFDSYTAVKWSRSGEKVILIRRETNPDDLDGMIAAEGILTSRGGKTSHAAVVARGMGKTCVCGAEELEVDTKRRRMTTADGQVVEEGDVVSIDGSTGKVYLGEVPVVPSPVVEYFEGRMHAGADDADELVAAVHRIMAYADRVRRLRVRANADNAEDANRARRFGAQGIGLCRTEHMFLGERRQFVERLILADTDTERDDALEALLPLQKTDFVELFEAMDGLPVTVRLLDPPLHEFLPDITELSVRVALAESRKEPHENDLRLLQAVHRLHEQNPMLGLRGVRLGLVIPGLFTMQVRAIAEAAAQRIDAKGDPRVEIMIPLVGTVQELEIVREEAEQVIAEVQARTGVELKLALGTMIELPRAAVTAGQIAEAAEFFSFGTNDLTQTVWGFSRDDVEASFFTAYLEKGIFGVSPFETIDKDGVGALVRSAVQAGRATRPDIKLGVCGEHGGDPESVHFFHEVGLDYVSCSPFRIPVARLEAGRAAAESKGSDSR; the protein is encoded by the coding sequence GTGTCGGAAATTAATGATCAGAAGTTCGTCTACGACTTCACCGAGGGCAACAGGGACCTGAAGGACCTGCTCGGTGGCAAGGGCGCGAACCTCGCCGAGATGACCAACCTCGGCCTGCCGGTTCCCCCCGGCTTCACGATCACCACCGAGGCGTGCAAGGTCTACCTCGAGAGTGGCTCGGAGCCGGTCGAGCTCCGCGACGAGGTGAGTGCCCACCTCGACGCCCTTGAGCAGCAGATGGGCAAGAAGCTCGGCCAGGCCGACGACCCGCTGCTCGTCTCCGTGCGCTCCGGGGCGAAGTTCTCCATGCCGGGCATGATGGACACCGTCCTCAACATCGGCCTCTCCGACGCGTCCGTCGTCGGTCTCGCCGCCCAGGCCGACAACGAGCGCTTCGCGTGGGACTCGTACCGCCGGCTCATCCAGATGTTCGGCAAGACCGTCCTCGGCGTCGAGGGCGAGCTCTTCGAGGACGCGCTGGACGAGGCGAAGGCCGCGAAGAAGGTCGCCAGCGACACCGACCTCGACGCCGCCGACCTGAAGAAGGTCGTCGAGCACTTCAAGAAGATCGTGAAGGCCGAGACCGGCCGCGACTTCCCCCAGGACCCGCGTGAGCAGATGGACCTCGCCATCGAGGCCGTCTTCAACTCCTGGAACACCGACCGCGCGAAGCTGTACCGCCGCCAGGAGCGCATTCCGGGCGACCTCGGCACCGCCGTCAACGTCTGCTCGATGGTCTTCGGCAACCTCGGCCCGGACTCCGGCACCGGCGTCGCCTTCACCCGCGACCCCGCCTCCGGCCACGCCGGCGTCTACGGCGACTACCTGCAGAACGCGCAGGGCGAGGACGTCGTCGCCGGTATCCGCAACACCGTGCCGCTGGCCGACCTCGAGTCGATCGACAAGACGTCGTACGACCAGCTCATGGAGATCATGAACACGCTGGAGACCCACTACAAGGATCTCTGCGACATCGAGTTCACCATCGAGCGCGGCCAGCTCTGGATGCTCCAGACCCGGGTCGGCAAGCGCACCGCCGGTGCCGCCTTCCGCATCGCCACGCAGCTCGTGGACCAGGGCCTGATCGACGAGGCCGAGGCGCTCCAGCGCGTCACCGGCGCCCAGCTCGCCCAGCTGATGTTCCCCAAGTTCGACGAGGACGCGAAGGTCGAGCAGATCGGGCGCGGCATCGCCGCCTCCCCGGGCGCGGCCGTCGGCAAGGCCGTCTTCGACTCGTACACCGCCGTCAAGTGGTCCCGCTCGGGCGAGAAGGTCATCCTGATCCGCCGCGAGACCAACCCGGACGACCTGGACGGCATGATCGCCGCCGAGGGCATCCTCACCTCCCGCGGCGGCAAGACCTCGCACGCCGCCGTCGTCGCCCGCGGCATGGGCAAGACCTGTGTCTGCGGCGCCGAGGAGCTGGAGGTCGACACCAAGCGCCGCCGGATGACCACGGCCGACGGCCAGGTCGTCGAGGAGGGCGACGTCGTCTCCATCGACGGCTCCACCGGCAAGGTCTACCTCGGTGAGGTACCCGTCGTACCGTCCCCGGTCGTCGAGTACTTCGAGGGCCGCATGCACGCCGGCGCCGACGACGCCGACGAGCTCGTCGCCGCCGTGCACCGGATCATGGCCTACGCCGACCGCGTCCGCCGGCTGCGCGTCCGCGCCAACGCCGACAACGCCGAGGACGCCAACCGCGCCCGCCGCTTCGGCGCCCAGGGCATCGGCCTCTGCCGCACCGAGCACATGTTCCTCGGCGAGCGCCGCCAGTTCGTCGAGCGGCTGATCCTGGCCGACACGGACACCGAGCGCGACGACGCCCTGGAAGCCCTCCTGCCGCTGCAGAAGACCGACTTCGTCGAGCTCTTCGAGGCCATGGACGGGCTGCCCGTCACGGTCCGGCTGCTCGACCCGCCGCTGCACGAGTTCCTGCCCGACATCACCGAGCTGTCGGTGCGCGTCGCCCTCGCCGAGTCCCGCAAGGAGCCGCACGAGAACGACCTGCGCCTGCTCCAGGCCGTGCACCGGCTGCACGAGCAGAACCCGATGCTGGGTCTGCGCGGTGTCCGCCTCGGCCTGGTCATCCCCGGCCTGTTCACCATGCAGGTCCGGGCGATCGCCGAGGCCGCGGCCCAGCGCATCGACGCCAAGGGCGACCCGCGCGTCGAGATCATGATCCCGCTCGTCGGCACCGTCCAGGAGCTGGAGATCGTCCGCGAGGAGGCCGAGCAGGTCATCGCCGAGGTCCAGGCCCGCACCGGCGTCGAGCTCAAGCTCGCGCTCGGCACGATGATCGAGCTGCCGCGCGCCGCCGTGACCGCCGGTCAGATCGCCGAGGCCGCGGAGTTCTTCTCCTTCGGCACCAACGACCTGACGCAGACGGTCTGGGGCTTCTCCCGCGACGACGTGGAGGCCTCGTTCTTCACCGCGTACCTGGAGAAGGGCATCTTCGGCGTCAGCCCCTTCGAGACCATCGACAAGGACGGTGTCGGCGCGCTCGTGCGCAGCGCCGTCCAGGCCGGCCGCGCCACCCGCCCCGACATCAAGCTCGGTGTCTGCGGCGAGCACGGCGGCGACCCGGAGTCGGTGCACTTCTTCCACGAGGTCGGTCTGGACTACGTGTCCTGCTCGCCCTTCCGGATCCCGGTGGCGCGTCTGGAGGCCGGCCGCGCGGCGGCCGAGTCGAAGGGCAGCGACAGCCGCTGA
- a CDS encoding helix-turn-helix domain-containing protein, translated as MLRIHFTGNDLAGVRTAARPDVLWETILSFHRLRDRRGPVVFGEWRSETRMRLGGETRLLAALVPSRGYFPDFLTPAEGVHGLDEGLEAIRATDSGRLRGELSLLTADRSGGRTVPHSLRALADGGAEPFDRLVGALRSYHRAAVEPYWPHIRARVEADRARRGRALLDGGADELLASLPPMLRWRAPVLEADYPVDRDVHLDGRGLLLQPSYFCRGTPVVLRDPALPPVLVYPVTHGEAPTVRAPGGSSLAKLVGQTRSTVLHAIGDGGTTSELARRAGVSLASASQHAGVLREAGLIATLRHGNAVLHTLTPLGAALLGGAQRTVDLRCYARNGSVTS; from the coding sequence ATGCTGCGGATTCATTTCACCGGAAACGACCTGGCGGGGGTGCGGACCGCCGCCCGGCCCGATGTTCTGTGGGAAACGATTCTCAGCTTTCACCGTTTAAGGGACCGGCGCGGCCCCGTCGTCTTCGGAGAATGGCGCTCCGAAACCCGGATGCGGCTCGGTGGTGAGACCCGGCTCCTCGCGGCGCTCGTCCCCAGCCGCGGCTATTTCCCCGACTTCCTGACGCCCGCCGAGGGCGTCCACGGGCTCGACGAGGGCCTTGAGGCGATCCGCGCGACCGACTCCGGCCGGCTCCGCGGCGAACTCTCGCTGCTCACCGCGGACCGCTCCGGCGGACGGACCGTACCCCATTCGCTGCGCGCCCTCGCCGACGGCGGCGCGGAGCCCTTCGACCGGCTCGTGGGGGCGCTGCGGAGCTACCACCGGGCGGCCGTGGAGCCGTACTGGCCGCACATCAGGGCCCGCGTCGAGGCCGACCGGGCCCGGCGCGGCCGCGCGCTCCTGGACGGCGGCGCCGACGAACTCCTCGCCTCGCTGCCGCCGATGCTGCGCTGGCGCGCGCCCGTCCTGGAGGCCGACTACCCGGTCGACCGGGACGTCCACCTCGACGGGCGGGGGCTGCTGCTCCAGCCCTCGTACTTCTGCCGGGGGACCCCCGTGGTGCTGCGCGACCCCGCGCTGCCGCCGGTCCTCGTCTACCCCGTCACCCACGGGGAGGCGCCGACCGTACGCGCGCCGGGCGGCTCCTCGCTCGCCAAGCTGGTCGGCCAGACCCGTTCGACGGTGCTGCACGCCATCGGCGACGGCGGCACGACGAGCGAACTCGCCCGCCGGGCCGGGGTGTCGCTGGCCTCGGCGAGCCAGCACGCGGGCGTGCTGCGCGAGGCGGGGCTCATCGCGACCCTGCGGCACGGGAACGCGGTCCTGCACACACTGACGCCGTTGGGCGCCGCCCTGCTCGGCGGCGCCCAACGGACGGTGGATCTGCGGTGCTACGCGCGGAACGGGTCGGTCACCTCGTAG
- a CDS encoding alkaline phosphatase PhoX, whose protein sequence is MERRSFLRGAVIGTSAAAFGGTLMHGAAYAAPAQPGAGPYGALGAADANGILLPAGFTSRVIARSGQTVPGTSYTWHSAPDGGACFADGTGWIYVSNSEINPSGGASAVRFSSTGAVTGAYRILSGTRQNCAGGKTPWNTWLSCEEVSLGYVYETDPYGVNAAVRRAAMGRFKHEAAAADPVRKVVYLTEDETSGCFYRFVPTTWGDLSAGTLQVMVAGTATSGSFTWQNVPDPDGSPTVTRSQVSGSKKFNGGEGCHYANDTVWFTTKGDNRLWQLNLTTNTYELAYDDSLVPSGAAPLTGVDNVTGSSSGDLFIAEDGGNMEICVITPDDVVAPFLRISGQSSSEICGPAFSPDGKRLYFSSQRGTSGSSSAGITYEVTGPFRA, encoded by the coding sequence GTGGAGCGACGCAGTTTTCTGCGCGGAGCGGTCATCGGTACGTCGGCGGCGGCCTTCGGCGGCACCCTGATGCACGGCGCCGCCTACGCGGCCCCCGCGCAGCCCGGCGCCGGCCCCTACGGCGCCCTCGGCGCGGCGGACGCGAACGGCATCCTGCTGCCCGCCGGTTTCACCAGCCGGGTCATCGCCCGGTCGGGCCAGACCGTGCCCGGCACCTCGTACACCTGGCACAGCGCCCCCGACGGCGGCGCCTGCTTCGCCGACGGCACCGGCTGGATCTACGTGTCCAACTCGGAGATCAACCCGAGCGGCGGCGCGAGCGCGGTGCGGTTCAGCTCGACCGGCGCCGTCACCGGCGCGTACCGCATCCTGTCCGGCACCCGCCAGAACTGTGCCGGCGGCAAGACCCCGTGGAACACCTGGCTCTCCTGCGAGGAGGTCAGCCTCGGGTACGTCTACGAGACCGACCCGTACGGCGTGAACGCCGCCGTCCGCCGCGCCGCCATGGGCCGGTTCAAGCACGAGGCCGCCGCGGCCGACCCGGTCCGCAAGGTCGTCTACCTGACCGAGGACGAGACGAGCGGCTGCTTCTACCGCTTCGTCCCCACCACCTGGGGCGACCTCTCCGCCGGCACCCTCCAGGTGATGGTCGCGGGCACCGCCACCTCCGGCTCCTTCACCTGGCAGAACGTGCCGGACCCGGACGGCTCCCCGACCGTGACCCGCAGCCAGGTCTCGGGGTCGAAGAAGTTCAACGGCGGCGAGGGCTGCCACTACGCCAACGACACCGTCTGGTTCACCACCAAGGGCGACAACCGCCTCTGGCAGCTCAACCTCACCACCAACACCTACGAGCTGGCCTACGACGACTCGCTCGTGCCGAGCGGCGCCGCCCCGCTCACCGGTGTCGACAACGTCACGGGCTCCTCCTCCGGCGACCTGTTCATCGCCGAGGACGGCGGCAACATGGAGATCTGCGTCATCACCCCGGACGACGTCGTCGCCCCCTTCCTGCGGATCAGCGGCCAGTCCTCCTCGGAGATCTGCGGCCCGGCCTTCTCCCCCGACGGCAAGCGCCTCTACTTCTCCAGCCAGCGCGGCACGAGCGGCAGCTCCTCCGCCGGCATCACGTACGAGGTGACGGGCCCGTTCCGCGCCTGA
- a CDS encoding group III truncated hemoglobin, with product MCATRDISGRDDLDVLLRRFYAAAFADPLIGPFFTEVAGTDLEVHLPRITDFWERALFRTADYGRDAFAPHAALHSARPLTAAHFGRWVQLWRAAVDGLHTGPLAERAKVQGERIALAMLRRLAEPGAGTENGAGTENGAGAEGTGTGGGFVPLAALELRSAA from the coding sequence ATGTGCGCCACCCGGGACATCAGCGGCCGAGACGACCTCGACGTGCTGCTGCGGCGGTTCTACGCCGCAGCCTTCGCCGATCCGCTCATCGGCCCGTTCTTCACCGAGGTCGCCGGGACCGATCTGGAGGTCCACCTGCCGCGCATCACCGACTTCTGGGAGCGCGCCCTCTTCCGTACCGCCGACTACGGGCGCGACGCCTTCGCCCCGCACGCCGCGCTCCACTCCGCCCGGCCCCTCACCGCCGCCCACTTCGGGCGCTGGGTGCAGCTCTGGCGCGCCGCCGTCGACGGCCTCCACACCGGGCCGCTGGCCGAGCGGGCCAAGGTGCAGGGCGAGCGGATCGCCCTCGCGATGCTGCGACGGCTCGCCGAGCCCGGGGCCGGTACGGAGAACGGGGCCGGTACGGAGAACGGAGCCGGTGCGGAGGGCACGGGCACGGGCGGTGGATTCGTACCGTTGGCGGCCCTTGAGCTGCGCTCCGCCGCCTGA
- a CDS encoding VOC family protein, with protein sequence MAPQMIFVNLPVKSVDASKAFFEKLGFSHNPQFSDETTACVVFSDTIFAMLLEEDKFKSFMAPGKEISDATKATEVLVTLSAESREKCDELADAALAAGGTPAKEAMDMDFMYGRSFTDLDGHHWEVFWMDPAAAQG encoded by the coding sequence ATGGCCCCGCAGATGATCTTCGTGAACCTGCCCGTCAAGAGTGTCGACGCCAGCAAGGCCTTCTTCGAGAAGCTCGGCTTCTCCCACAACCCGCAGTTCAGCGACGAGACCACCGCCTGTGTGGTCTTCAGCGACACGATCTTCGCGATGCTCCTCGAAGAGGACAAGTTCAAGTCCTTCATGGCCCCCGGCAAGGAGATCTCCGACGCCACCAAGGCCACCGAGGTCCTGGTCACCCTGAGCGCCGAGAGCCGGGAGAAGTGCGACGAGCTCGCCGACGCCGCCCTCGCCGCCGGCGGTACCCCCGCGAAGGAGGCGATGGACATGGACTTCATGTACGGCCGCTCCTTCACGGACCTGGACGGCCACCACTGGGAGGTCTTCTGGATGGACCCGGCGGCCGCCCAGGGCTGA
- a CDS encoding SDR family oxidoreductase produces MNAARFTDRVVLVTGAGSGLGRAIALAFAAEGAKVVVAGRTAEPLEGTVGLIEAAGGAGTAVTADVADAGSVRELVRRTVEIYGGLDVAVNNAGVFRGGHSAADFPLDDWQTLLDINVTGVLHALQAEVAHMRAHGGGAIVNIASNLGPHVRIPGVFGYQVSKAAVSALTRAAALDHIADGVRINAVSPGASESAMSLRPGETEAEREVRMKQESPLGRISSATEVAAAVLYLASDAAGSAVGTDLVIDGGVSA; encoded by the coding sequence ATGAACGCCGCACGCTTCACCGACCGCGTCGTCCTCGTCACCGGAGCCGGTTCCGGTCTCGGCCGCGCCATCGCGCTCGCCTTCGCCGCCGAGGGCGCGAAGGTCGTCGTCGCCGGCCGTACCGCCGAGCCCCTGGAGGGGACGGTCGGTCTGATCGAGGCGGCCGGGGGCGCCGGCACGGCCGTCACGGCCGATGTGGCCGACGCCGGGTCCGTACGGGAGCTGGTCCGGCGTACGGTCGAGATCTACGGCGGTCTCGACGTGGCCGTGAACAACGCGGGGGTCTTCCGGGGCGGCCACAGCGCCGCCGACTTCCCCCTGGACGACTGGCAAACGCTGCTCGACATCAACGTCACCGGGGTGCTGCACGCCCTCCAGGCCGAGGTGGCGCACATGCGGGCGCACGGGGGCGGGGCGATCGTGAACATCGCGTCGAACCTGGGCCCGCACGTCCGGATCCCCGGAGTCTTCGGCTACCAGGTCTCGAAGGCGGCCGTGTCGGCGCTGACCAGGGCCGCGGCCCTGGACCACATCGCCGACGGGGTCCGGATCAACGCGGTCAGCCCCGGCGCCTCGGAGTCCGCGATGTCGCTGCGGCCCGGCGAGACGGAGGCCGAGCGGGAGGTCCGGATGAAGCAGGAGTCCCCGCTGGGCCGGATCTCCTCCGCCACGGAGGTCGCGGCGGCCGTGCTGTACCTCGCGTCGGACGCGGCCGGCTCCGCCGTCGGCACGGACCTGGTGATCGACGGCGGCGTCTCCGCCTGA
- a CDS encoding MFS transporter, translating into MSSTKVRVREPEGVTGDGSRIRGGFALLAAVQMTLIFTLASLAVPLPRIGDEFRLDRAQLILLSAAYGLTFAGLLLFGGRLADRFGGRRTLTAGLLVFGTASALAPLAPGYEALLAARFGQGVGAALVAPAAMAVLRSLFPGPAAYGRAMATWGGLSVLGATAGNLLSGVIAGATSWRGTFAVPVAVTLTALLLAPRLLPGTPPGRNAPGQNRSLDLPGALLATAGMTLASFGLVLTDAHAWGSAPVLAPLLAGLVLLAAFGAVERRTADPLLPPDFLRDGRRVLGLAAIGLTAAGTATVFILLSLSFQQQRGWDELRTSAAFVPFAVALLGSGRLAGPLIGRYGPGRVTAAGLGTAAAGLGLLAATGSDISVPYAYGLLPGLLLLPAGGALSFAAAAVLATEGVPAHRAGLAGGVLNTAMELGPTVVFAALLTLGGDAVSLAAAAALFAALAVLTIRTK; encoded by the coding sequence ATGTCATCGACGAAGGTGCGGGTGCGGGAACCCGAGGGGGTCACGGGCGACGGGAGCCGTATACGCGGAGGCTTCGCCCTCCTCGCAGCCGTGCAGATGACCCTCATCTTCACGCTCGCCTCCCTCGCCGTACCCCTCCCCCGCATCGGCGACGAATTCCGGCTCGACCGCGCCCAGTTGATCCTGCTGAGCGCCGCGTACGGCCTGACCTTCGCCGGACTGCTGCTCTTCGGCGGACGGCTCGCCGACCGCTTCGGCGGGCGCCGGACGCTGACCGCCGGGCTGCTGGTCTTCGGCACCGCCTCCGCCCTCGCGCCGCTCGCCCCCGGGTACGAGGCGCTGCTCGCCGCCCGGTTCGGGCAGGGTGTGGGCGCGGCGCTCGTCGCCCCGGCGGCGATGGCGGTGCTCCGGTCCCTGTTCCCCGGACCGGCCGCGTACGGCAGGGCGATGGCCACCTGGGGCGGCCTCTCCGTGCTGGGCGCGACGGCGGGGAACCTGCTCTCGGGGGTGATCGCGGGGGCCACGTCCTGGCGCGGCACGTTCGCGGTCCCGGTCGCGGTGACGCTGACGGCCCTGCTCCTCGCTCCGCGCCTCCTGCCCGGGACGCCACCAGGACGGAACGCACCAGGACAGAACCGTTCCCTCGACCTCCCCGGCGCGCTGCTCGCCACCGCCGGGATGACGCTCGCCAGCTTCGGGCTCGTCCTCACCGACGCCCACGCGTGGGGCTCCGCCCCGGTCCTCGCCCCTCTCTTGGCCGGGCTCGTCCTGCTGGCCGCCTTCGGGGCCGTCGAGCGACGCACCGCCGACCCTCTGCTGCCCCCGGACTTCCTGCGCGACGGCCGCCGGGTCCTGGGCCTGGCCGCGATCGGCCTCACGGCGGCCGGCACGGCCACCGTCTTCATCCTGCTCTCCCTCTCCTTCCAGCAGCAGCGCGGCTGGGACGAACTGCGGACCTCCGCCGCCTTCGTGCCCTTCGCGGTCGCCCTGCTGGGCTCGGGGCGGCTGGCGGGCCCGCTGATCGGGCGGTACGGCCCCGGGCGGGTGACCGCGGCAGGGCTCGGGACGGCCGCGGCGGGGCTCGGACTGCTCGCCGCGACCGGTTCCGACATCTCGGTGCCGTACGCGTACGGGCTGCTCCCCGGCCTGCTCCTGCTGCCGGCCGGCGGCGCCCTGTCCTTCGCGGCCGCCGCCGTCCTGGCCACCGAGGGCGTCCCGGCGCACCGGGCGGGCCTCGCGGGCGGCGTCCTGAACACGGCGATGGAGCTCGGCCCGACCGTGGTCTTCGCCGCCCTGCTCACCCTCGGCGGGGACGCGGTGTCCCTGGCGGCGGCGGCCGCCCTGTTCGCGGCACTCGCGGTCCTCACGATCCGCACCAAGTAG
- a CDS encoding TetR family transcriptional regulator, whose translation MARTKEFDPDAALQAALELFWARGYEATTMSDLVAHLGVGRASIYATFGNKHELYLKAMDRYLETRDPRLVEELSAPGPALPAVRTLVRRFAAEASADGERLNGCFVTNSAAELGPHDTAVARRVELSWEQVETLLYAALTRARAGGELPDDRDPRALARMLLVLLQGIRVVGKASSDPARVRDAAEQALNLLD comes from the coding sequence GTGGCCAGGACCAAGGAATTCGATCCCGACGCCGCGCTCCAGGCAGCCCTTGAGCTGTTCTGGGCGCGCGGCTACGAGGCGACGACGATGTCGGACCTCGTGGCGCACCTCGGTGTCGGCCGGGCCAGCATCTACGCGACCTTCGGGAACAAGCACGAGCTGTACCTGAAGGCGATGGACCGCTACCTGGAGACCCGGGACCCGCGGCTCGTCGAGGAACTGTCCGCACCGGGACCGGCCCTGCCGGCCGTCCGCACCCTCGTCCGCCGCTTCGCCGCCGAGGCGTCGGCCGACGGCGAGCGGCTGAACGGCTGCTTCGTCACCAACTCGGCGGCGGAACTGGGGCCGCACGACACGGCGGTGGCCCGCCGGGTCGAGCTCAGCTGGGAGCAGGTCGAGACGCTCCTGTACGCGGCGCTCACCCGGGCCCGCGCCGGGGGCGAACTCCCGGACGACCGGGACCCTCGCGCCCTGGCGCGGATGCTTCTGGTGCTGCTCCAGGGGATCCGGGTGGTCGGCAAGGCGTCGAGCGACCCGGCCAGGGTGCGGGACGCGGCGGAACAGGCACTGAATCTGCTGGACTGA
- the nirD gene encoding nitrite reductase small subunit NirD, producing the protein MTTLELSPSPDSWMTVCEESRLTPGRGVAALLPDGRQAAVFRDRSGRTYAIDNRDPFTGAQVLSRGLVGSADGRPFVASPLLKQRFDLETGRCLDDDEVTVTVFPVRVN; encoded by the coding sequence ATGACGACGCTCGAACTCTCCCCCTCCCCCGACTCCTGGATGACGGTCTGCGAGGAGTCCCGGCTGACCCCGGGCCGGGGCGTGGCGGCGCTGCTGCCGGACGGCCGGCAGGCGGCGGTCTTCCGGGACCGGTCGGGCCGGACGTACGCGATCGACAACCGCGACCCGTTCACGGGGGCGCAGGTGCTCTCCCGGGGGCTCGTCGGCTCGGCGGACGGACGGCCGTTCGTGGCCTCGCCGCTCCTGAAGCAGCGCTTCGACCTGGAGACGGGCCGATGCCTGGACGACGACGAGGTCACGGTGACGGTGTTCCCGGTACGCGTGAACTAG